One Amycolatopsis thermophila DNA segment encodes these proteins:
- the folC gene encoding bifunctional tetrahydrofolate synthase/dihydrofolate synthase: MTSGEDEEYPAELSSGGNFVAGPLPDDPAEIDPVDLEEIERRARQELLRVEAELNQRWPETKIEPSLDRITALMTVLGDPQKTYPVIHVAGTNGKGSVTRLVDALLSRLGLRVGRYTSPHLQLVTERIALDGHPIAASKYVDVYRDIEPYVGMVDGAGGPKMSKFEVLTGMAFAAFADAPVDAAVVETGMGGTWDATNVADGQVAVITPVGLDHTDYLGTDLGEIAGEKAGIIKPGSVAIIAEQEPEALRVLLERAVEVDATVARAGSEFGVLRREIAVGGQMLSLQGLGGVYDEIFLPLHGAHQANNALLALAAVEAFFGAGKDRRLDIEAVREAFAAVENPGRLERVRSAPTVLLDAAHNPHGARALATAIEEEFAFRKLTAVIGVLDDKDVRGILEALEPVVSDVVVTKNSSPRAMPLDELNELALSIFGEDRVVAESSLDAAVETAVALVEESDDPGEPLAGGGVLITGSVVTVGDARTLFGKEPA, from the coding sequence GTGACATCGGGCGAGGACGAGGAGTACCCGGCGGAGCTGTCCAGCGGGGGCAACTTCGTGGCCGGGCCCCTGCCCGACGATCCGGCCGAGATCGACCCGGTCGACCTCGAGGAGATCGAGCGCCGGGCCCGCCAGGAGCTGCTGCGCGTCGAGGCCGAGCTGAACCAGCGCTGGCCGGAGACGAAGATCGAGCCGTCGCTCGACCGGATCACCGCGCTGATGACCGTGCTGGGCGACCCGCAGAAGACGTACCCGGTCATCCACGTGGCCGGCACGAACGGCAAGGGCTCGGTCACCCGCCTGGTCGACGCGCTGCTGTCCCGGCTGGGCCTGCGCGTCGGCCGCTACACCAGCCCGCACCTGCAGCTGGTCACCGAGCGGATCGCGCTCGACGGGCATCCGATCGCCGCGTCGAAGTACGTGGACGTCTACCGCGACATCGAGCCCTACGTCGGCATGGTGGACGGCGCGGGCGGCCCGAAGATGAGCAAGTTCGAGGTGCTCACCGGCATGGCGTTCGCGGCGTTCGCCGACGCCCCGGTCGACGCCGCCGTCGTCGAGACCGGCATGGGCGGCACGTGGGACGCCACCAACGTGGCCGACGGCCAGGTCGCCGTCATCACGCCGGTCGGCCTCGACCACACCGACTACCTGGGCACGGACCTCGGCGAGATCGCGGGGGAGAAGGCCGGGATCATCAAGCCGGGCAGCGTCGCGATCATCGCCGAGCAGGAGCCCGAGGCGCTGCGCGTGCTGCTGGAGCGGGCCGTCGAGGTCGACGCCACGGTCGCGCGCGCGGGCAGCGAGTTCGGGGTGCTGCGACGGGAGATCGCGGTCGGCGGGCAGATGCTGAGCCTGCAGGGCCTCGGCGGCGTCTACGACGAGATCTTCCTGCCCCTGCACGGCGCGCACCAGGCGAACAACGCGTTGCTGGCGCTGGCCGCCGTCGAGGCCTTCTTCGGCGCGGGCAAGGACCGGCGGCTGGACATCGAGGCGGTGCGCGAGGCGTTCGCGGCCGTGGAGAACCCGGGACGGCTGGAGCGCGTCCGGTCCGCACCGACGGTGCTGCTCGACGCGGCGCACAACCCGCACGGCGCGCGGGCGCTGGCCACCGCGATCGAGGAGGAGTTCGCCTTCCGCAAGCTCACCGCGGTCATCGGCGTGCTCGACGACAAGGACGTGCGCGGCATCCTGGAGGCGCTCGAACCGGTGGTCTCCGACGTGGTGGTCACCAAGAACAGCTCGCCCCGCGCGATGCCGCTGGACGAGCTGAACGAGCTGGCGCTGTCGATCTTCGGCGAGGACCGGGTGGTCGCCGAGTCCAGTTTGGACGCGGCGGTGGAGACGGCCGTGGCGCTGGTCGAGGAGAGCGACGACCCGGGCGAACCGCTGGCCGGTGGCGGCGTGCTGATCACCGGCTCGGTCGTCACGGTGGGGGACGCGCGGACGTTGTTCGGGAAGGAGCCGGCGTGA
- a CDS encoding ATP-binding protein, whose product MDSTSRPSGCTETSLHCHWPASPRDITELRYELVRWAHDLDLPGHLAHAIGLAGYEALTNSVTHAYPDGKGGPVELHASRDHDLIAVTVIDRGRWKPLPPGRTMADGRGFRLIRGLAGHVEITASDEGTTVSMTWQLPHRDGRARSIA is encoded by the coding sequence ATGGACAGCACGTCCCGCCCGTCCGGCTGCACCGAGACCAGCCTCCACTGCCACTGGCCCGCGTCACCGCGCGACATCACCGAACTGCGGTACGAGCTGGTGCGCTGGGCGCACGACCTCGACCTGCCCGGTCACCTCGCGCACGCCATCGGCCTGGCCGGCTACGAGGCGCTGACGAACTCGGTGACCCACGCCTACCCGGACGGCAAGGGCGGCCCGGTCGAACTGCACGCGAGCCGCGACCACGACCTGATCGCGGTGACCGTCATCGACCGCGGCCGCTGGAAGCCGTTGCCGCCGGGCCGCACGATGGCCGACGGGCGCGGGTTCAGGCTCATCCGCGGGCTCGCCGGGCACGTCGAGATCACGGCCTCCGACGAGGGCACCACGGTGTCGATGACCTGGCAGCTACCGCACCGCGACGGCCGCGCCCGCTCCATCGCGTAG
- a CDS encoding acyl-CoA dehydrogenase family protein → MTKPDPRDLLGIRGLLHDEEREIADTVRTFVRKEVADHAGQWFEDATFPRHLVGQLGEMGLLGMHLTGYGCAGTSATAYGLACLELEAGDSGLRSFVSVQGSLAMFPIWKYGSDEQKDRWLPAMARGEAIGCFGLTEPDRGSDPGDMRTYARRDGDDWIVNGAKMWITNGTLADVAVVWARTDEGVRGFVVPTDTPGFTAREIKHKLSLRMSATAELSFDDMRLPADAALPGVTGLKGPLSCLSEARFGILFGALGAARTCYESALDYAASREQFGRPIGGFQLTQQKLVGMALELNKGMLLAVHLGRRKDAGDLPPELVSFGKLSNVRTAIDVARTSRTILAANGISLEYPVLRHANNLESVLTYEGTEEIHTLVLGQLLTGQSAYR, encoded by the coding sequence ATGACCAAACCCGACCCGCGCGACCTGCTCGGCATCCGCGGCCTGCTCCACGACGAGGAGCGCGAGATCGCGGACACGGTGCGGACGTTCGTCCGCAAGGAGGTCGCCGACCACGCCGGCCAGTGGTTCGAGGACGCGACGTTCCCGCGGCACCTGGTCGGGCAGCTCGGCGAAATGGGTCTGCTCGGCATGCACCTGACCGGTTACGGCTGCGCGGGCACCAGCGCGACCGCCTACGGCCTGGCGTGCCTGGAGCTGGAGGCCGGCGACAGCGGGCTGCGCAGCTTCGTGTCCGTGCAGGGCTCGCTGGCGATGTTCCCGATCTGGAAGTACGGCTCGGACGAGCAGAAGGACCGGTGGCTGCCGGCGATGGCACGCGGCGAGGCGATCGGCTGCTTCGGCCTCACCGAGCCCGACCGCGGCTCCGATCCCGGCGACATGCGCACCTACGCCCGCCGCGACGGCGACGACTGGATCGTCAACGGCGCCAAGATGTGGATCACCAACGGCACCCTCGCCGACGTCGCGGTGGTCTGGGCGCGCACCGACGAGGGCGTGCGCGGGTTCGTCGTGCCGACGGACACCCCGGGTTTCACCGCACGGGAGATCAAGCACAAGCTGTCGCTGCGGATGTCGGCCACGGCGGAGCTGTCGTTCGACGACATGCGCCTGCCCGCCGACGCGGCGCTGCCCGGCGTGACCGGATTGAAGGGGCCGCTGTCGTGCCTGTCGGAGGCGCGGTTCGGCATCCTGTTCGGGGCCCTCGGCGCGGCACGCACCTGCTACGAGAGCGCTCTGGACTACGCGGCGAGCCGGGAGCAGTTCGGGCGCCCGATCGGCGGTTTCCAGCTGACGCAGCAGAAACTGGTCGGGATGGCGCTGGAGCTGAACAAGGGCATGCTCCTCGCGGTGCACCTGGGCCGGCGCAAGGACGCCGGCGACCTGCCGCCGGAACTGGTCAGCTTCGGCAAGCTCAGCAACGTGCGCACGGCGATCGACGTCGCCCGCACCTCGCGCACCATCCTGGCGGCGAACGGGATCAGCCTCGAGTACCCGGTCCTGCGGCACGCCAACAACCTGGAGAGCGTGCTGACCTACGAGGGCACCGAGGAGATCCACACGCTGGTGCTGGGCCAGCTGCTGACCGGCCAGAGCGCCTACCGCTGA
- a CDS encoding DUF2277 domain-containing protein, translated as MCRNITVLRGLEPSATAEEIEAAARQYVRKVTGVQTLSDATREPFERAVAEIAEITTRLLDELPARRQPPATVPPLRRPEVQARIAARQAR; from the coding sequence ATGTGCCGAAACATCACCGTGCTCCGCGGGCTGGAGCCGTCGGCGACGGCCGAGGAGATCGAGGCCGCCGCGCGCCAGTACGTGCGGAAGGTGACCGGCGTGCAGACGCTGTCGGACGCCACGCGCGAACCCTTCGAACGGGCGGTGGCCGAGATCGCCGAGATCACCACGCGGCTGCTCGACGAGCTGCCCGCGCGCCGCCAACCCCCGGCCACGGTGCCGCCCCTGCGCCGCCCCGAGGTGCAGGCGCGCATCGCCGCGCGTCAGGCTCGGTAG
- a CDS encoding DUF4180 domain-containing protein, protein MVDTITEISGVRTFRCAPEGPRIATEADALDLVGRLYWDEVELIVLPVERLAPEFFELSTGVAGAITQKLLNYGFRLAILGDIAPFTAGSAALAAYVAESNRGRQLWFVPDLDVLETRLGRAAA, encoded by the coding sequence ATGGTTGACACGATCACGGAAATCAGCGGGGTTCGGACCTTCCGGTGCGCGCCCGAGGGGCCACGCATAGCGACGGAGGCGGACGCGCTCGACCTGGTGGGGCGGTTGTACTGGGACGAGGTCGAGCTGATCGTGCTGCCGGTGGAACGCCTGGCACCGGAGTTCTTCGAGCTGAGCACCGGGGTCGCGGGCGCGATCACGCAGAAGCTGCTGAACTACGGCTTCCGGCTCGCGATCCTCGGGGACATCGCGCCGTTCACGGCGGGCAGTGCGGCGCTGGCGGCCTACGTCGCGGAGTCCAACCGCGGCCGGCAACTGTGGTTCGTGCCGGACCTGGACGTTCTCGAAACGCGCCTCGGCCGCGCCGCGGCCTGA
- a CDS encoding amidase yields MHEEVYTLATDFGAYVERHPVPATGIPFAVKDFLDVAGQTTRNGTPGLGHHVAAEDAEPVARLRAAGYVPVARTTVPELAWSVRTPGCRNPRDPRRDAGGSSGGSAVAVAIGDVPVALGTDTGGSIRIPAALCGVAGLRPTHGTISMRGVTPLTPSMDTVGPIARTAAECLEVHRILGGAVEGAPESVEGLRLGWPEHLWGTKIDPEVLRIVEGARDVLRASGAEIVPVELPLGHRHARSAGFTTMLFESAQLWWQAYQDDPSGLRGRAIGQLKAGSEVTRDDYDAAREHAAAIAGEVDDAFTEVDALLMPTVPVAAALAEADAVEVGGRAEAIENAYYRLTALAAVSGHPALTVPAGLTADGLPVGAQLVGPRRREALLCLLGTTIEGGSRS; encoded by the coding sequence GTGCACGAGGAGGTGTACACCCTGGCCACGGACTTCGGCGCGTACGTCGAGCGCCACCCCGTTCCCGCAACCGGGATCCCCTTCGCCGTCAAGGACTTCCTCGACGTCGCCGGCCAGACGACCCGCAACGGCACGCCCGGTCTGGGACACCACGTCGCGGCCGAGGACGCCGAACCGGTCGCCCGGCTGCGCGCGGCCGGTTACGTACCGGTCGCCCGGACCACCGTGCCCGAGCTGGCCTGGTCGGTCCGCACCCCGGGCTGCCGCAACCCGCGGGACCCCCGACGGGACGCGGGCGGCTCGAGCGGCGGGTCGGCGGTCGCGGTCGCCATCGGGGACGTGCCGGTCGCGCTGGGCACCGACACCGGCGGCTCGATTCGCATCCCGGCCGCGCTGTGCGGCGTCGCGGGGCTGCGGCCCACCCACGGCACGATCTCGATGCGCGGAGTGACCCCGCTGACGCCGTCGATGGACACCGTCGGGCCGATCGCGCGGACCGCCGCGGAGTGCCTCGAGGTGCACCGGATCCTCGGCGGCGCGGTGGAAGGCGCGCCGGAGAGCGTCGAGGGTCTGCGGCTGGGCTGGCCGGAACACCTGTGGGGCACCAAGATCGATCCGGAGGTGCTGCGGATCGTCGAAGGCGCGCGGGACGTCCTGCGGGCGTCGGGCGCGGAGATCGTGCCGGTCGAGCTGCCGCTGGGCCACCGGCACGCGCGGTCCGCCGGGTTCACGACCATGCTGTTCGAGTCGGCGCAGCTGTGGTGGCAGGCCTACCAGGACGACCCGTCCGGCCTGCGGGGCCGCGCGATCGGGCAGCTCAAGGCCGGCAGCGAGGTCACGCGGGACGACTACGACGCGGCCCGCGAGCACGCCGCCGCGATCGCCGGCGAGGTGGACGACGCGTTCACCGAGGTCGACGCCCTGCTGATGCCCACCGTGCCGGTCGCCGCCGCGCTCGCCGAAGCCGACGCGGTCGAGGTCGGCGGGCGGGCCGAGGCGATCGAGAACGCCTACTACCGGCTGACCGCGCTGGCCGCGGTCAGCGGGCACCCCGCGCTGACGGTCCCGGCCGGGCTGACCGCCGACGGCCTCCCGGTCGGCGCCCAGCTCGTCGGGCCCCGACGGCGGGAGGCCCTCCTCTGCCTGCTCGGCACCACGATCGAAGGAGGCTCCCGGTCATGA
- a CDS encoding SGNH/GDSL hydrolase family protein — translation MRRSMVVVLVAACTLLASALTASATPRYRHYVALGDSYTAGPLIPLQRLDPVGCLRSTANYPSLLAIALRVGSFTDVSCSGADTHDMVAPQDVVLGPNPPQLDALRADTDLVTLGIGGNDYGVFGTIIGTCPGLRDSDPAGNPCERHFTVDGVDTIKARLPQTQANVTAVLGEIHDRAPDAEVLVIGYPRIAPPTGTCPQILPFADGDYPWLNSVEEELNAALEKAVAEDGKASYVDTYGPSLGHDACAPPGQAWINGKDLKPWAANYHPLFTGMQGVAATTLAALRDGAGAAVAVR, via the coding sequence ATGCGCCGCAGCATGGTCGTCGTCCTGGTCGCCGCCTGCACGTTGCTGGCGTCCGCCCTCACCGCCTCCGCCACGCCCCGCTACCGGCACTACGTGGCGCTCGGCGACTCCTACACGGCCGGACCGCTGATCCCGCTGCAACGCCTGGACCCGGTCGGCTGCCTGCGGTCCACCGCCAACTACCCGTCACTGCTGGCGATCGCGCTGCGGGTCGGCTCGTTCACCGACGTGTCGTGCAGCGGCGCGGACACCCACGACATGGTCGCCCCGCAGGACGTGGTGCTCGGGCCGAACCCGCCGCAGCTCGACGCGCTGCGCGCGGACACCGACCTGGTCACGCTCGGCATCGGCGGCAACGACTACGGCGTCTTCGGCACGATCATCGGCACCTGCCCCGGGCTGCGGGATTCCGACCCGGCGGGCAACCCGTGCGAGCGGCACTTCACCGTCGACGGCGTCGACACGATCAAGGCGCGGCTGCCGCAGACGCAGGCGAACGTCACGGCGGTGCTCGGCGAGATCCACGACCGCGCGCCGGACGCCGAGGTGCTGGTGATCGGCTACCCGCGCATCGCCCCGCCGACGGGCACCTGCCCGCAGATCCTGCCCTTCGCGGACGGCGACTACCCGTGGCTCAACAGCGTCGAGGAGGAACTCAACGCGGCGTTGGAGAAGGCGGTCGCCGAGGACGGTAAGGCGTCCTATGTGGACACTTATGGTCCGTCGCTCGGGCACGACGCCTGCGCTCCGCCGGGTCAGGCGTGGATCAACGGCAAGGACCTCAAGCCGTGGGCGGCGAACTACCACCCGCTGTTCACCGGGATGCAGGGCGTCGCGGCGACGACCCTCGCGGCGCTACGCGATGGAGCGGGCGCGGCCGTCGCGGTGCGGTAG
- a CDS encoding valine--tRNA ligase, translating to MTENPLDQQPALPAAWNPADEEAALYQRWVDAGYFTADAGSDKPPFTIVLPPPNVTGSLHMGHALNHTLMDVMTRRRRMQGYEVLWLPGMDHAGIATQNVVERELAKSGLSRHDLGREKFVERVWEWKAEYGGKILGQMRRLGDGVDWSRERFTMDEGLSRAVQTMFKRLFDEGLIYRAERIINWCPRCLTALSDIEVEHSEDEGELVSIRYGDGENSIVVATTRAETMLGDTAVAVHPDDERYRHLVGTEVELPLTGRRIPIIADEHVDPEFGTGAVKVTPAHDPNDFEIGRRHNLPMPTIMDERATITAPGPFQGLDRFEARPAIVAALREQGRIVAEKRPYLHAVGHCSRCDTVVEPRLSLQWWVKVEPLARAAGDAVRDGRTKIHPPELEKRYFDWVDNMHDWTISRQLWWGHRIPVWYGPDGETVCVGPDEQPPSGEGWTQDPDVLDTWFSSGLWPLSTLGWPERTPDLAKFYPTSVLSTGYDILFFWVARMMMFGLYGGDGVQPFDHVYLHGLIRDAQGKKMSKSRGNVIDPLDWMDNYGADATRFTLARGANPGADMALAEEWAAGSRNFCTKLWNATKFALMNGATVATPLPSPGELTEADRWILGRLATTVSEVDELLEDFQFAKAIDRLYHFTWDELCDWYLELAKVQIAGDRAESTRSVLGHVFDTVLRLLHPVIPFITEKLWRALTGGESLVIASWPEADHSYADAAADARIADVQKLITEIRRFRSDQGLKPGQRVAARVNGEGFGDVAGHEEAVRSLARLTAPEDGFTASASVEVSLSVGNVHVELDLSGAVDVAAERKRLEKDLAAAQKELKQTEGKLGNQAFLDKAPAEVVDKIKVRRDAAAADIERLTARLASLPAA from the coding sequence GTGACGGAGAACCCTCTTGACCAGCAGCCCGCCCTCCCGGCCGCGTGGAACCCGGCCGACGAAGAAGCCGCTCTCTACCAGCGGTGGGTAGACGCGGGCTACTTCACGGCGGACGCCGGGTCGGACAAGCCTCCGTTCACCATCGTGCTGCCGCCACCCAACGTCACCGGCAGCCTGCACATGGGGCACGCGCTCAACCACACGCTGATGGACGTGATGACGCGCCGCCGCCGCATGCAGGGCTACGAGGTGCTCTGGCTGCCGGGCATGGACCACGCCGGCATCGCGACCCAGAACGTCGTCGAGCGCGAGCTGGCCAAGTCCGGCCTGTCCCGCCACGACCTGGGCCGCGAGAAGTTCGTCGAGCGCGTCTGGGAGTGGAAGGCCGAGTACGGCGGCAAGATCCTCGGCCAGATGCGCCGCCTCGGCGACGGCGTCGACTGGTCGCGCGAGCGCTTCACCATGGACGAGGGCCTGTCCCGCGCCGTCCAGACGATGTTCAAGCGCCTGTTCGACGAGGGCCTGATCTACCGCGCCGAGCGGATCATCAACTGGTGCCCGCGCTGTCTGACCGCGTTGTCCGACATCGAGGTCGAGCACTCGGAGGACGAGGGCGAGCTCGTCTCCATCCGCTACGGCGACGGTGAGAACTCGATCGTCGTGGCCACCACCCGCGCCGAGACGATGCTCGGGGACACCGCGGTGGCCGTCCACCCGGACGACGAGCGCTACCGGCACCTGGTCGGCACCGAGGTCGAGCTGCCGCTGACCGGCCGCCGGATCCCGATCATCGCCGACGAGCACGTCGACCCCGAGTTCGGCACCGGTGCCGTCAAGGTCACCCCGGCGCACGACCCGAACGACTTCGAGATCGGCCGCAGGCACAACCTGCCGATGCCGACGATCATGGACGAGCGAGCCACCATCACCGCGCCGGGCCCGTTCCAGGGCCTCGACCGGTTCGAGGCGCGCCCGGCGATCGTCGCGGCGCTGCGGGAGCAGGGCCGGATCGTCGCCGAGAAGCGGCCGTACCTGCACGCGGTGGGCCACTGCTCGCGCTGCGACACCGTCGTCGAGCCGCGGCTGTCGCTCCAGTGGTGGGTCAAGGTCGAGCCGCTGGCCCGCGCGGCCGGTGACGCGGTGCGCGACGGGCGCACCAAGATCCACCCGCCGGAGCTGGAGAAGCGCTACTTCGACTGGGTCGACAACATGCACGACTGGACCATTTCGCGCCAGTTGTGGTGGGGTCACCGCATCCCGGTCTGGTACGGCCCGGACGGCGAGACCGTCTGCGTGGGCCCGGACGAGCAGCCGCCGTCCGGCGAGGGCTGGACCCAGGACCCGGACGTCCTGGACACCTGGTTCTCCTCGGGACTGTGGCCGCTGTCGACACTGGGCTGGCCGGAGCGGACCCCCGACCTGGCGAAGTTCTACCCGACCAGCGTGCTGTCCACCGGCTACGACATCCTGTTCTTCTGGGTCGCCCGCATGATGATGTTCGGCCTCTACGGTGGCGACGGCGTGCAGCCGTTCGACCACGTCTACCTGCACGGGCTCATTCGCGACGCGCAGGGCAAGAAGATGTCGAAGTCCCGCGGCAACGTCATCGACCCGCTGGACTGGATGGACAACTACGGCGCCGACGCCACCCGCTTCACCCTCGCCCGCGGCGCGAACCCGGGCGCGGACATGGCGCTGGCCGAGGAGTGGGCCGCCGGGTCGCGCAACTTCTGCACGAAGCTGTGGAACGCCACCAAGTTCGCGCTGATGAACGGCGCGACCGTGGCCACGCCGCTGCCGTCGCCCGGCGAGCTGACCGAGGCCGACCGCTGGATCCTCGGCCGCCTCGCCACCACGGTGTCCGAAGTGGACGAGCTGCTGGAGGACTTCCAGTTCGCCAAGGCCATCGACCGGCTCTACCACTTCACCTGGGACGAGCTGTGCGACTGGTACCTGGAGCTGGCGAAGGTCCAGATCGCGGGTGACCGGGCCGAGAGCACGCGCTCGGTGCTGGGGCACGTGTTCGACACCGTGCTGCGGCTGCTGCACCCGGTGATCCCGTTCATCACCGAGAAGCTGTGGCGGGCGCTGACCGGCGGCGAGTCGCTCGTGATCGCTTCCTGGCCCGAGGCCGACCACTCGTACGCCGATGCCGCGGCCGACGCCCGGATCGCCGATGTGCAGAAGCTGATCACCGAGATCCGCCGGTTCCGGTCGGACCAGGGGTTGAAGCCCGGTCAGCGCGTCGCGGCGCGCGTCAACGGCGAGGGCTTCGGCGACGTGGCCGGGCACGAGGAGGCGGTCCGGTCGCTGGCGCGGCTGACCGCTCCGGAGGACGGGTTCACCGCGTCGGCGTCGGTCGAGGTGAGCCTGTCCGTCGGGAACGTGCACGTCGAACTGGACCTGTCCGGCGCGGTCGACGTGGCCGCCGAGCGGAAGCGGCTGGAGAAGGACCTGGCGGCGGCGCAGAAGGAGCTGAAGCAGACCGAGGGCAAGCTCGGCAACCAGGCGTTCCTCGACAAGGCGCCCGCCGAGGTCGTGGACAAGATCAAGGTGCGCCGCGACGCCGCGGCGGCCGACATCGAGCGCCTGACCGCACGCCTGGCCTCGCTGCCCGCGGCCTGA
- a CDS encoding DinB family protein has translation MTSTQRGDVGPPSVNADEKTTLTTFLDYLREAVIAKAAGVPDDVARTPGVSSGTSLLGLLRHLTGVEHNWFVWSYRGEGSLRDDELTPDPADTVAGLIDDYRRTVRRCNEIIAACEDLDRPGARTLREAEPPSMRWLLVHLIEETARHAGHADILREQIDGAVGR, from the coding sequence ATGACGAGCACCCAGCGCGGAGACGTGGGACCCCCCAGCGTCAACGCGGACGAAAAGACCACGCTGACGACCTTCCTGGACTACCTGCGGGAGGCCGTGATCGCGAAGGCCGCCGGCGTGCCGGACGACGTCGCCCGCACTCCGGGGGTGTCGTCCGGCACCAGCCTGCTGGGCTTGCTCCGGCACCTGACCGGCGTCGAGCACAACTGGTTCGTCTGGTCGTACCGGGGCGAAGGCTCGCTGCGGGACGACGAGCTCACCCCCGACCCGGCCGACACCGTGGCGGGGCTCATCGACGACTACCGCCGGACGGTGCGGCGCTGCAACGAGATCATCGCCGCATGCGAGGACCTCGACCGCCCCGGCGCCCGCACGCTGCGCGAGGCGGAGCCGCCGTCCATGCGCTGGCTGCTGGTCCACCTGATCGAGGAGACCGCCCGGCACGCCGGACACGCCGACATCCTGCGCGAACAGATCGACGGTGCCGTGGGCCGCTGA
- a CDS encoding DUF4233 domain-containing protein, translating to MSEEKTVRPPAKDPMKSFRGVMAGTLICEAITVGLAVPIIANLGGGVGTVPGWGVIVIAVLHVLLCGVLKRRWAVPVILVLQVALIAYFFVQVAIGIIGLLFAAFWLWALWLRNDVAKRMAQGRLPSQQQPTE from the coding sequence GTGAGCGAGGAGAAGACGGTGCGGCCGCCGGCGAAGGACCCGATGAAGTCCTTCCGCGGGGTCATGGCCGGCACCCTGATCTGCGAGGCGATCACCGTCGGCCTGGCGGTGCCGATCATCGCCAACCTGGGCGGCGGTGTGGGCACGGTCCCGGGCTGGGGGGTCATCGTCATCGCCGTCCTGCACGTCCTGCTGTGCGGGGTCCTGAAGCGGCGCTGGGCGGTGCCGGTGATCCTGGTCCTGCAGGTCGCGCTGATCGCGTACTTCTTCGTGCAGGTCGCGATCGGCATCATCGGGCTGCTGTTCGCCGCGTTCTGGTTGTGGGCGCTGTGGCTGCGCAATGACGTGGCCAAGCGGATGGCGCAGGGACGCCTGCCGAGCCAGCAGCAACCCACCGAGTAG